The segment GGCCTCCAGCTGGGCCGAGCGCAGCCCGATGCCCCATTCGCCGTCGCCCTCGGCCCCGATCCAGCCGACCGGCCCGGCGTAGCGGCCGCGGTCGAGTCCCTCGATCTCGGCGATCAGGGCCACGGCGGCGTCGGTGGGGGTGCCGCCGACGGCCGCCGACGGGTGCAGGGCGGCCGCGAGCGTCAGGGCGCTGGCGTCGCCGCGCAGCACGGCGGTCACGTCCGTCGCGAGGTGCATGACGTTGGGCAGGTGCAGCACGAACGGGGCGTCGGGGACGTTGGTGCTGCGGCAGTGCGGTGCGAGCGCCTCGGCCACCGAGCGCACCGCGTACTCGTGCTCCTCGAGGTCCTTGCTGGACCGCGCGAGGGACGCGGCGAGCGCGAGGTCGCGGGTGTCGTCGCCGGTCCGCCGGATCGTGCCGGCCAGCACGCGCGACGTGACCAGCCCGCGCTCCAGGCGCACCAGCATCTCCGGCGTGGAGCCGAAGAAGCCGTCGACGTGGAACGTCCAGCAGCCGGGGTAGTCGCGGGCGAGGCGACGCAGGGGGGCGCGGACGTCGAGCGGCTCGTCCAGCTCGGCCACGAGGTCGCGGGCGAGCACCACCTTGTCGAGCTGCCCGGCGGCGATGCGACGCACCGCCTCGGCGACGACGTCCTGCCAGGCGTCGCTGTCGACGGGCCCGTCGACCAGCTCGATGCCGGTCGGGTGCACGGGAGCCTCGGCAGGGACGAGCTCGGGCGCGGTCCTGATGGAGGTGCCGACGACCGTCACCCAGCTGCGACCGTCGCGTCGGCCCACCAGGACCTCGGGGACGACGAGGCTGCTGCCGCGGCCGTCGTCGGCGAAGGCGAAGCTGCCGAAGGCCACCAGGCCGCTCCCGGGCACCTCGACCTCGTCGCGCACGACGCTGTGCCGGGTGACCTCGCGCCACCAGCGGTGCGCGCGCTCGAAGCGGCCGGGGCCGTCCGTCGAGAACGCGGCGGCACGACCCCAGCCGACGAGCCCGTCACCGTGGTGCACCCAGGCGACGGCGTCGACGTCGCGGCCCAGCAGGGCCAGGAGGGGGCCCGGGTCGTCGACCTCCACGGTGCGGGCCACGAGCGGCCTCGGCAGGGGGCTCGCTGCTGAGGCGGTGTCGACGGCTGGCGTCGGAGGGCTCGTCACCCGATCCAGGCTACTCGTGGGAAGGTAAGGAGGTGACCCGAGCAGGCCTGGACAAGGAGCCCCGCGACGTCGCGCGCATGTTCGACACCGTCGCGCGTCGCTACGACCTGACCAACGACGTGCTGTCGATGGGACAGGACCGACGCTGGCGCCGTCGGGTCGTCGAGCTGGTCGATCCGCAGCCCGGCGAGCGCATCCTCGACCTGGCCGCGGGCACCGGCACGTCGAGCGAGCCGTTCCGCGAGGCCGGCGCCACCGTGGTCCCGTGCGACTTCTCCCTCGGCATGCTCCAGGAGGGCCGTCGTCGCTTCCCGCACCTGCCGTTCGTCGCGGGCGACGGGATGCGGCTCCCGTTCGCGGACGCCTCGTTCGACGCCGTCACGATCTCCTTCGGGCTGCGCAACATCCACGACCCGGTGCAGGGGCTCACCGAGCTGCTGCGCGTGACCCGCCCCGGCGGACGGATCGTCGTGTGCGAGTTCAGCACGCCCACGTGGGAGCCGTTCGACGCGCTCTACTCCAACTACCTCATGCGGGCGCTGCCGAGCATCGCGCGCCGCACGTCGTCGAACCCGGAGTCGTACGTCTACCTCGCGGAGTCCATCCGCGCCTGGCCCGACCAGAAGGGTCTGGCGCTGCGCATGGTCGAGGCGGGCTGGGGCCGCGTGGAGTGGCACAACCTCTCCGGCGGGATCGTCGCGCTGCACCACTCGGTGCGTCCCTGATCGCGATCCCCGCGAAGTGCGCGCGCGGAGCCCGTCGTTCCAGGGCGGTCGCGAGGTTAGTGTGACCTCAGTTACAGGTGGTCCCAGCCGGGCGTAGAGTGAGGCGCAGGTCACGTTGTGAAGTGATTCACAAGGTCACGATCTCGCTCTACGTCAGGTTGCGTCGATCTCGCTGGAGGTGGCGGTGAACGAGTACACACCCGTTCTCGTCCTGGGTGCGCTCGCGGCAGGGTTCGCCGTGTTCAGCGTGGGCATCGCCCCGTTCACCGGGCCCAAGCGGTACAACCGCGCCAAGCTCGATCGCTACGAGTCCGGCATCGAGCCGAGCCCGCTGCCCGAGGGCGGCGGCAAGGTGAGCATCAAGTACTTCTTCACCGCGATGATGTTCATCGTCTTCGACATCGAGATCGTCTTCCTCTACCCCTTCGCGGTCGCCTTCGACCAGATGAGCTGGTTCGCGGTCTTCGCGATCCTGCTGTTCCTCGTCAACGTCACGATCGCGTACGCCTACGAGTGGCGGCGCGGCGGAATGGAGTGGACCTGATGGGTCTCGAGGAGAAGCTGCCCAGCGGCGTCCTGCTCTCGACGGTGGAGGGCCTCGCCGGCTACATGCGCAAGGCGTCGTTCTGGCCCGCCACCTTCGGGCTGGCGTGCTGCGCGATCGAGATGATGACGTTCGGCGCGCCCCGGTTCGACTCCTCGCGCTTCGGCATGGAGGTCTTCCGCCCCAGCCCGCGCCAGGCCGACCTGATGATCGTCGCCGGCCGCGTGAGCAACAAGATGGCCCCCGTCCTGCGCCAGATCTACGACCAGATGGCCGAGCCCAAGTACGTGCTCGCCATGGGTGTGTGCGCCAGCTCCGGCGGCATGTTCAACAACTACGCGATCGTCCAGGGCGTCGACCACGTCGTCCCCGTCGACATGTACCTGCCCGGCTGCCCGCCGCGACCCGAGATGCTGATCGACGCGATCCTCAAGCTGCACGACCAGATCCAGCACACCAAGCTCGGCGCCAACCGCCTCGCCGAGATCAAGGCCGACGAGCAGGTCGCGCTGTCGGCCACGCCCACGTCGGCCATGAAGGGCCTGATGCGCTGATGGCGGACGAGAAGAAGAAGAAGCCCGCGAGGAAGAAGGCCGCCGACAAGGCGACGAAGCCCGCGGTGGGCGACAAGACCGAGACGGTCGACGCCCACACCGACACGCAGGACCGCTCCCGCGACCCCAAGGCTGCTCGGTCCGGGGCTGCTGAGGCCGGGGCCGCGGACGCCGAGGCCACTGACGACGGGGCCGCGAGCGCCGACACCAGCGTGGTCCCCAGCGACGCCGAGACCCTCGAGGTCGTCGACGTCCGCGAGGGCATGTTCGGCGTGCACGGCACGGGCGACACGAGCGGCTACGGCGGCATGACCCGTCCCGTGGCCATGCCCGCCCCCTCGCAGCCACCCTTCGGTGCCGGGGGGACCAGCTGGTGGGACGACGTCCACGGCCGGCTCGCCACCCTCACCGAGGAGACCGGCGCGATCGAGAAGGTCGTCGTCGACCGCGGCGAGATCACCTTCTTCGTCCGCCGCGAGGCCCTCGCCGACACCGCCCGCCACCTGCGCGACGACCCGGCCCTGCGCTTCGAGTTCTGCAGCAGCCTCTCGGCCGTGCACTTCCCGCACGAGACCGGCCGCGAGCTGCACGTCGTCTACCACCTGCTGTCGATGACCCACAACCGCCGCATCCGGCTCGAGGTCACCTGCCCCGACGCCAACCCGCACGTGCCCAGCGTCGTGGCCACCTACCCGACGGCCGACTGGCAGGAGCGCGAGGCCTGGGACATGTTCGGCATCGAGTTCGACGGCCACCCCGCCCTCACCCGCATCCTCATGCCCGACGACTGGCAGGGCCACCCCCAGCGCAAGGACTATCCGTTGGGCGGCATCCCGGTCGAGTACAAGGGCGGCACGATCCCGAGCCCCGACCAGCGCAGGAGCTACTCGTGACGAGCACCCACGAGACCGGCACTCACGACGCGTACGCCGGCACCAGCGAGACGCCGTCGGGACCGGTCTTCACGGTCACCGGCCAGGACTGGGACACCATCGACGCCTCGGCCGTCGACGGTGACCGCATCGTCGTCAACATGGGCCCGCAGCACCCGTCGACGCACGGCGTGCTGCGCCTGATCCTCGAGATCGACGGCGAGACCGTGAAGGACGCCCGCCCCGGCATCGGCTACCTGCACACCGGCATCGAGAAGAACATGGAGTTCCGCACCTGGACGCAGGGCGTGACCTTCTGCACCCGCATGGACTACGTGGCCCCCTTCAGCAACGAGGCCGCCTACGTCGCCGCGACCGAACGGCTGCTCGGGATCGAGGACGACGTCCCCGAGAAGGCCCAGGTCATCCGTGTCCTCATGCTCGAGCTGAACCGCATCAGCTCCCACCTCGTGTGCATCGCCACGGGCGGCATGGAGATCGGCGCGCTGACGGTCATGACCTGCGGGTTCCGCGACCGTGAGCTGATCCTCGACCTGTTCGAGGCGATCACCGGGCTGCGCATGAACCACGCGTACTTCCGCCCCGGCGGCGTGGCCCAGGACCTGCCGGCCGGGGGCCTGCAGCAGCTTCGCGACACCGTGGCGGTGCTCAAGAAGCGCCTGCCCGAGTACGCCGCCCTCTGCAACGCCAACCCGATCTTCAAGGGGCGCCTCAAGGGTGTCGGCCACCTCGAGCTCGACGGCTGCCTCGCGCTCGGTCTCACCGGCCCGCCCCTGCGCGCCACGGGCTACGACTGGGACCTGCGCCGCAAGCAGCCGTACTGGGGCTACGACACGTACGACTTCGACGTCGTCACCTGGGACGAGCCCGACGCCTACGGCCGCTTCCGGGTGCGCCTGGAGGAGATGTGGCAGTCCATGCGCATCGTCGAGCAGGCCATCGACCGTCTGGCGACCCTCGAGGGAGCGCCGGTCATGGTCGACGACCCGAAGATCGCGTGGCCGGCCAAGCTCAGCGTCGGTTCCGACGGCCAGGGCAACTCCGCCGAGCACATCCGGCACATCATGGGCGAGTCGATGGAAGCGCTCATCCACCACTTCAAGATCGTCACCGAGGGCTTCCGGGTCCCGCCCGGCCAGGCCTACGCGGCCATCGAGGCGCCGCGCGGCGAAATCGGCTGCCACGTCGTGTCCGACGGCGGCACCCGCCCGTACCGCGCGCACTTCCGCGATCCCAGCTTCATCAACCTGCAGGGCACGTCGATCATGAGCGAGGGCGGGATGATCTCCGACGTCATCGTGGCCATCGCCAGCATCGACCCGGTCATGGGAGGTGTCGACAGGTGAGTGAGCTGCAGTCGTCCACGCCGGCGATCGACGAGAGCACGGTCGATGAGCTGCGCGAGCTCATGGGGCGGTACCCGCAGGCGCGCTCCGCGCTGCTGCCGATGCTGCACCTCGTGCAGTCCGTGCAGGGCAGCGTCACGGCCGAGGGCATCGAGCTCTGCGCCGAGCTGCTCGGCCTCTCGGCGGCCGAGGTCTCGGGCGTCGCGACCTTCTACACGATGTACAAGCGTCGGACGATGGGCGAGCACCACGTGGGCGTGTGCACCAACACGCTGTGCGCGGTCATGGGCGGCGACCTGATCTTCGAGCGGCTCAAGGAGCACCTCGACGTCGGCAACGACGAGACCACCGCCGACGGCACGGTCACGCTCGAGCACATCGAGTGCAACGCGGCCTGCGACTACGCGCCGGTGCTGACCGTCAACTGGGAGTTCATGGACAACCAGACGCCGGAGTCGGCCGTGGAGCTGGTCGACCGGCTGCGTGCCGGCGAGCAGGTCACCTCCAGCCGCGGGGCCACGATCACCAGCTGGCGCGAGGCCGAGCGGGTGCTCGCCGGCTTCGAGGACGGCCGGGTCGACGAGGGTCCGTCCGCGGGAGCCGCGTCGCTGGTGGGTCTGGAGATCGCGAACGAGCGTGGTTGGTCCGCCCCGCCGCTCGACACGACCGACGGCGGCTCGACGAGCGCGGCGGCCGAGTCCGAGGCCGCCGGCGGGGGTTCCGGGTCGCGGGCGGAGAAGGACAGGGCCGAGGCGGAGGCCGACACCAGTCGGGCCGAGGACGAGACCGTGGCGGAGGAGTCCGACGCCGATGTCGAGGGTGGCGGCTCGAAGGAGAGCGGGGAGTCCGATGACTGACGTGCTGACGCCGGTGCTGAGCCGGAACTGGGCCGACGAGCGGTCCTGGACCCGCGCGGCCTACGAGGAGCGCGACGGCTACGCGGCCCTGCGCTCGGCGCTCGACATGGCGCCCGACGAGATCGTCACCCTGGTCAAGGACGCGGGCCTGCGCGGCCGTGGAGGCGCCGGCTTCCCGACGGGCATGAAGTGGAGCTTCATCCCGCAGGACAACCCGAACCCCAAGTACCTCGTGGTCAACGCCGACGAGTCCGAGCCGGGCACCTGCAAGGACATCCCGCTCATGATGGCCAACCCCCACGAGCTGATCGAGGGCGTCATCATCGCGAGCCTGGCGATCCGGGCGGAGCAGGCCTTCATCTACGTGCGCGGCGAGGTGCTGCACGTCGTGCGCCGGCTCCGGGCCGCGTGCCGCGAGGCCTACGAGGCCGGCTACCTCGGGGCCGACGTGCTGGGTTCCGGCCGGCGGGTCGACCTGGTCATCCACGCCGGTGCGGGCGCCTACATCTGCGGCGAGGAGACGGCGCTGCTCGACTCGCTGGAGGGCCGCCGCGGCCAGCCCCGGCTGCGCCCGCCGTTCCCCGCCGTGGAGGGTCTGTACGCCAGCCCCACGGTCATCAACAACGTCGAGTCGATCGCCTCGGTGCCGGCCATCGTGCGCGGTGGCATCGACTGGTTCGGCTCCATGGGCACCGAGAAGTCCAAGGGCTTCACGCTCTACTCGCTGTCGGGCCACGTGAAGCGTCCCGGTCAGTACGAGGCGCCGCTCGGCATCACCCTGCGCCAGCTGCTCGAGCTCGGCGGCGGCCTGCGAGACGGCTCGGAGCTGAAGTTCTGGACCCCCGGTGGCTCATCCACCCCGATCCTCACCGCCGAGCACCTCGACGTCCCCCTCGACTACGAGGGCGTCGGCGCAGCGGGGTCCATGCTCGGCACCAAGGCCCTGCAGGTCTTCGACCAGACCACGTCGGTGGTGCGCTGCGTGCTGCGCTGGACCGAGTTCTACAAGCACGAGTCGTGCGGCAAGTGCACGCCGTGCCGCGAGGGCACGTGGTGGCTCGTGCAGGTGCTGCAGCGTCTCGACGCGGGCGAGGGCCGCGAGGGCGACATCGAGCTGCTGCTCGACCTCTGCGACAACATCCTCGGCCGGTCCTTCTGTGCGCTGGGCGACGGCGCCACGAGCCCCATCACGTCGGCCGTCCAGCACTTCCGCAGCGAGTTCGAGGCCGGCCTGCACACGCCGTCCGGCGAGCTGTTCCCGCCCGCGGCGTCGACCCTGTTCCCGAGCGAGGTGACCGCATGACCCTCGAGGCCTCCCGCGAGACGCAGACCCCCGTCGACCTCGTCACGTGCACCATCGACGACGTCGAGGTGAGCGTGCCCAAGGGGACGCTCGTCATCCGCGCCGCCGAGCTGGTGGGCACCGAGATCCCGCGCTTCTGCGACCACCCGCTGCTCGAGCCCGTGGGGGCCTGCCGCCAGTGCCTCGTGGAGGTCCCCGACGCCGGCAACGGTCGTGGGTTCCCCAAGCCGCAGGCGTCGTGCACCCTCGAGGTGGCCCCCGGGATGGTCGTCAGGACGCAGGTCACGTCGCCCGTCGCCGAGAAGGCCCAGCACGGCACGATGGAGCTGCTGCTCGTCAACCACCCGCTCGACTGCCCGGTGTGCGACAAGGGCGGCGAGTGCCCGCTGCAGAACCAGGCCATGAGCCATGGCCGCGGCGAGAGCCGGTTCGCCGAGACCAAGCGGACGTTCCCCAAGCCGCTGGCGGTCTCCGAGCAGGTGCTGCTCGACCGCGAGCGCTGCGTGCTGTGCGCCCGCTGCACCCGCTTCTCCGAGCAGATCGCGGGCGACCCGTTCATCGCGCTCGTCGAGCGTGGGGCCCGTCAGCAGGTCGGGATCGGACCGGCCACCGACGAGGCGGCCTTCGGTGACCGCCGGGAGGGCGGCGAGCAGCCGTTCCACTCCTACTTCTCCGGCAACACCATCCAGATCTGCCCGGTCGGCGCCCTCACGAGTGCCGACTACCGGTTCCGGTCGCGCCCCTTCGACCTCGTCTCGACACCGTCCGTCGGCGAGCACGACGCCTGTGGCGCCGCGATCCGCGTCGACCACCGTCGCGGCGCGGTCATGCGCCGCCTGGCCGGTGACGACCCCGAGGTCAACGAGGAGTGGATCACCGACAAGGACCGCTTCGCGTTCGCGTGGAGCCGTCAGCAGGACCGGCTGCGGACGCCGCTCGTGCGCGACCCGGACTCCGGCGAGCTGGTGCCGGCCTCGTGGCCGGGTGCGCTGGCCGCGGCCGCGGCCGGTCTGCGCGAGGCCGCCGGCAAGGTCGGCGTGCTGCCCGGAGGTCGCCTGACCGCCGAGGACGCCTACGCCTACAGCGTCTTCGCGCGCGCTGCCCTGCGCACCAACGACATCGACTTCCGCACCCGACCGCACTCCCTCGAGGAGTCGGCGTTCCTCGCTGCGCGGGTGGCGGCCCGACGCGACGTCGTCACGCGCGACCTCGAGTCGGCCTCGACCGTCCTGCTCGTCGGGCTCGAGCCCGAGGACGAGGCGGGCACGCTCTTCCTGCGCCTGCGCAAGGCCTCCAAGCACGGCGTCCGCGTCGTCGCGGTGGGCTCGCACACCACCCGTGGCCTCGCCAAGTGCGGCGGTGAGCTGCTCACCGCCCGACCCGGCGAGGAGGCCTCGGTGCTGGACGGACTGGGCACCGACGCGATCGCCGCGGACGAGCTGGGCCTCGACGCCCGGGCGATCGTCCTGCTCGGTGACCGGCTCGCCAGTGCGCCCGGCTCCTTCAGCGCCGCCGTGCGTCTGGCCGAGCGCTCGGGAGCCCGCCTCGCGTGGGTGCCGCGCCGTGCGGGGGACCGTGGCGCCGTCGAGACCGGCTGCCTGCCCACCCTGCTGCCGGGAGGACGCCCGGTCGGCGACGCCG is part of the Aeromicrobium sp. Leaf245 genome and harbors:
- a CDS encoding isochorismate synthase encodes the protein MTSPPTPAVDTASAASPLPRPLVARTVEVDDPGPLLALLGRDVDAVAWVHHGDGLVGWGRAAAFSTDGPGRFERAHRWWREVTRHSVVRDEVEVPGSGLVAFGSFAFADDGRGSSLVVPEVLVGRRDGRSWVTVVGTSIRTAPELVPAEAPVHPTGIELVDGPVDSDAWQDVVAEAVRRIAAGQLDKVVLARDLVAELDEPLDVRAPLRRLARDYPGCWTFHVDGFFGSTPEMLVRLERGLVTSRVLAGTIRRTGDDTRDLALAASLARSSKDLEEHEYAVRSVAEALAPHCRSTNVPDAPFVLHLPNVMHLATDVTAVLRGDASALTLAAALHPSAAVGGTPTDAAVALIAEIEGLDRGRYAGPVGWIGAEGDGEWGIGLRSAQLEADGHRVRLFAGCGIVADSVPADELAESQAKLVPVRDALA
- a CDS encoding demethylmenaquinone methyltransferase translates to MTRAGLDKEPRDVARMFDTVARRYDLTNDVLSMGQDRRWRRRVVELVDPQPGERILDLAAGTGTSSEPFREAGATVVPCDFSLGMLQEGRRRFPHLPFVAGDGMRLPFADASFDAVTISFGLRNIHDPVQGLTELLRVTRPGGRIVVCEFSTPTWEPFDALYSNYLMRALPSIARRTSSNPESYVYLAESIRAWPDQKGLALRMVEAGWGRVEWHNLSGGIVALHHSVRP
- a CDS encoding NADH-quinone oxidoreductase subunit A codes for the protein MNEYTPVLVLGALAAGFAVFSVGIAPFTGPKRYNRAKLDRYESGIEPSPLPEGGGKVSIKYFFTAMMFIVFDIEIVFLYPFAVAFDQMSWFAVFAILLFLVNVTIAYAYEWRRGGMEWT
- a CDS encoding NADH-quinone oxidoreductase subunit B family protein; the protein is MGLEEKLPSGVLLSTVEGLAGYMRKASFWPATFGLACCAIEMMTFGAPRFDSSRFGMEVFRPSPRQADLMIVAGRVSNKMAPVLRQIYDQMAEPKYVLAMGVCASSGGMFNNYAIVQGVDHVVPVDMYLPGCPPRPEMLIDAILKLHDQIQHTKLGANRLAEIKADEQVALSATPTSAMKGLMR
- a CDS encoding NADH-quinone oxidoreductase subunit C, with translation MADEKKKKPARKKAADKATKPAVGDKTETVDAHTDTQDRSRDPKAARSGAAEAGAADAEATDDGAASADTSVVPSDAETLEVVDVREGMFGVHGTGDTSGYGGMTRPVAMPAPSQPPFGAGGTSWWDDVHGRLATLTEETGAIEKVVVDRGEITFFVRREALADTARHLRDDPALRFEFCSSLSAVHFPHETGRELHVVYHLLSMTHNRRIRLEVTCPDANPHVPSVVATYPTADWQEREAWDMFGIEFDGHPALTRILMPDDWQGHPQRKDYPLGGIPVEYKGGTIPSPDQRRSYS
- a CDS encoding NADH-quinone oxidoreductase subunit D, coding for MTSTHETGTHDAYAGTSETPSGPVFTVTGQDWDTIDASAVDGDRIVVNMGPQHPSTHGVLRLILEIDGETVKDARPGIGYLHTGIEKNMEFRTWTQGVTFCTRMDYVAPFSNEAAYVAATERLLGIEDDVPEKAQVIRVLMLELNRISSHLVCIATGGMEIGALTVMTCGFRDRELILDLFEAITGLRMNHAYFRPGGVAQDLPAGGLQQLRDTVAVLKKRLPEYAALCNANPIFKGRLKGVGHLELDGCLALGLTGPPLRATGYDWDLRRKQPYWGYDTYDFDVVTWDEPDAYGRFRVRLEEMWQSMRIVEQAIDRLATLEGAPVMVDDPKIAWPAKLSVGSDGQGNSAEHIRHIMGESMEALIHHFKIVTEGFRVPPGQAYAAIEAPRGEIGCHVVSDGGTRPYRAHFRDPSFINLQGTSIMSEGGMISDVIVAIASIDPVMGGVDR
- the nuoE gene encoding NADH-quinone oxidoreductase subunit NuoE, translating into MSELQSSTPAIDESTVDELRELMGRYPQARSALLPMLHLVQSVQGSVTAEGIELCAELLGLSAAEVSGVATFYTMYKRRTMGEHHVGVCTNTLCAVMGGDLIFERLKEHLDVGNDETTADGTVTLEHIECNAACDYAPVLTVNWEFMDNQTPESAVELVDRLRAGEQVTSSRGATITSWREAERVLAGFEDGRVDEGPSAGAASLVGLEIANERGWSAPPLDTTDGGSTSAAAESEAAGGGSGSRAEKDRAEAEADTSRAEDETVAEESDADVEGGGSKESGESDD
- the nuoF gene encoding NADH-quinone oxidoreductase subunit NuoF → MTDVLTPVLSRNWADERSWTRAAYEERDGYAALRSALDMAPDEIVTLVKDAGLRGRGGAGFPTGMKWSFIPQDNPNPKYLVVNADESEPGTCKDIPLMMANPHELIEGVIIASLAIRAEQAFIYVRGEVLHVVRRLRAACREAYEAGYLGADVLGSGRRVDLVIHAGAGAYICGEETALLDSLEGRRGQPRLRPPFPAVEGLYASPTVINNVESIASVPAIVRGGIDWFGSMGTEKSKGFTLYSLSGHVKRPGQYEAPLGITLRQLLELGGGLRDGSELKFWTPGGSSTPILTAEHLDVPLDYEGVGAAGSMLGTKALQVFDQTTSVVRCVLRWTEFYKHESCGKCTPCREGTWWLVQVLQRLDAGEGREGDIELLLDLCDNILGRSFCALGDGATSPITSAVQHFRSEFEAGLHTPSGELFPPAASTLFPSEVTA
- a CDS encoding NADH-quinone oxidoreductase subunit G, with protein sequence MTLEASRETQTPVDLVTCTIDDVEVSVPKGTLVIRAAELVGTEIPRFCDHPLLEPVGACRQCLVEVPDAGNGRGFPKPQASCTLEVAPGMVVRTQVTSPVAEKAQHGTMELLLVNHPLDCPVCDKGGECPLQNQAMSHGRGESRFAETKRTFPKPLAVSEQVLLDRERCVLCARCTRFSEQIAGDPFIALVERGARQQVGIGPATDEAAFGDRREGGEQPFHSYFSGNTIQICPVGALTSADYRFRSRPFDLVSTPSVGEHDACGAAIRVDHRRGAVMRRLAGDDPEVNEEWITDKDRFAFAWSRQQDRLRTPLVRDPDSGELVPASWPGALAAAAAGLREAAGKVGVLPGGRLTAEDAYAYSVFARAALRTNDIDFRTRPHSLEESAFLAARVAARRDVVTRDLESASTVLLVGLEPEDEAGTLFLRLRKASKHGVRVVAVGSHTTRGLAKCGGELLTARPGEEASVLDGLGTDAIAADELGLDARAIVLLGDRLASAPGSFSAAVRLAERSGARLAWVPRRAGDRGAVETGCLPTLLPGGRPVGDAEARADLAAAWGIRSVPAKAGRDTSGILQAVAKGQLRALVVGGVEIDDLADPAAARAALAGADFVVSLEVRESEVTRAAHVVLPVAPPVEKSGTFVTWEGRLRPFDTVLQVPGSLTDVRVLAGIAEELGAPLGFRTTTGAMRSMRELGPWDGSGVADPDLAAPEPSAPGSGEVLLATWRQLVDDGRLQDGQERYRATARPAVLKASVATLASAGVEPGGIATIATDLGSAAFPTQVADLPDGVVWAPGNNGVHLRGVLGADHGSVVRLSAGGAARE